A genomic region of Rhizobium sp. NXC24 contains the following coding sequences:
- a CDS encoding DUF1868 domain-containing protein, which yields MNIDAFSPELLNYSKSRHPEPSIHLGTRFDLSGNFQYEPGNTIVCHVVEGSETQQALVAAREKFLAMPEAAQFTFTPISSLHMTLFQGIIEYRRKQLYWPADIALDTPIDEMTEIMGERLKAFSMRDPFNVAVTRARPSGLLMDGATERDQQVMREWRNAFADLLGYRHPDHDVYPFHITFSYVIERLDDEALPRWQAMLDKVAADVRAEVPVLELRPPAFCAFDDMKHFEELLVFEFQK from the coding sequence ATGAACATTGATGCCTTCTCGCCCGAACTGCTGAACTATTCCAAGAGCCGCCATCCCGAACCGTCCATTCATCTCGGCACGCGCTTTGATCTCTCGGGCAATTTCCAATACGAGCCTGGCAATACGATCGTCTGCCATGTGGTGGAAGGCTCCGAAACGCAGCAGGCCCTCGTTGCGGCGCGCGAGAAATTTCTGGCGATGCCGGAAGCCGCGCAATTCACCTTTACGCCGATTTCCAGCCTGCATATGACGCTGTTTCAGGGTATTATCGAATATCGCCGCAAGCAGCTCTATTGGCCGGCGGATATCGCGCTCGATACGCCGATCGATGAGATGACCGAGATCATGGGCGAGCGCCTGAAGGCTTTTTCCATGCGCGATCCCTTCAACGTGGCGGTGACGCGTGCGCGGCCGAGCGGCCTCTTGATGGATGGCGCGACCGAGAGGGATCAGCAGGTGATGCGGGAGTGGCGCAACGCTTTTGCGGATCTACTCGGCTATCGCCATCCCGATCATGACGTCTATCCGTTCCACATCACCTTCTCCTATGTCATCGAGCGGCTGGATGACGAGGCGCTGCCACGCTGGCAGGCGATGCTGGACAAGGTTGCCGCCGATGTTCGCGCCGAGGTGCCGGTTCTCGAGCTGCGACCACCGGCTTTCTGCGCATTCGACGACATGAAGCATTTCGAGGAACTTCTGGTATTCGAGTTCCAAAAATAA
- the mtgA gene encoding monofunctional biosynthetic peptidoglycan transglycosylase: MPQRSGRLARFKARPLWQRIVLLLVGLMLLPYLFILLYVLPFTHPISTLMLRDALTFQGYDRRWVSFDEIAPVLVQSVMASEDGQFCFHGGVDWGEMRMLVQDTLRGQSTRGGSTIPMQTSKNLFLWNSRSFVRKALELPLAVSSSFVWSKRRMMEIYLNIAEWGPGIYGIEAAARYHFKVPASKLNARQAALLAVSLPNPIDRVASKPGRGLRQLASLIQRRARSSGEYIKCLYN; encoded by the coding sequence ATGCCGCAACGCTCGGGCCGGCTTGCACGGTTCAAGGCCCGTCCGCTCTGGCAGCGTATCGTTCTCCTCCTCGTCGGTTTGATGCTGCTGCCCTATCTGTTCATCCTGCTTTACGTTCTGCCATTCACCCACCCGATTTCGACTTTGATGCTGCGCGATGCCCTCACGTTTCAGGGATATGATCGTCGGTGGGTTTCCTTCGATGAGATAGCGCCGGTGCTGGTGCAGTCGGTCATGGCTTCTGAGGACGGACAATTCTGCTTTCATGGTGGGGTCGACTGGGGCGAGATGCGCATGCTGGTACAGGATACGCTGCGGGGCCAGTCCACGCGGGGCGGCAGCACCATCCCCATGCAGACCTCAAAGAATCTTTTCCTCTGGAACAGCCGCTCCTTCGTGCGCAAGGCGCTGGAGCTGCCGCTGGCCGTCTCCTCCTCGTTCGTCTGGTCGAAGCGGCGGATGATGGAAATCTATCTGAATATCGCCGAATGGGGGCCGGGCATCTACGGCATAGAGGCGGCGGCACGCTATCATTTCAAGGTGCCCGCCTCGAAGCTGAACGCCCGTCAGGCCGCTCTTCTCGCCGTCTCTCTGCCCAATCCGATCGACCGGGTGGCAAGCAAGCCGGGGCGCGGACTGCGCCAACTCGCCTCGCTGATCCAGCGCCGCGCGAGGAGTTCCGGCGAGTACATCAAATGCCTTTATAACTGA
- a CDS encoding glutathione S-transferase family protein → MDKLTLYIGNKNYSSWSFRPWIALEGCGIAFEEVLIPFDFPAGNPRIREVSPTGRVPMLVHDGFKVWESLAIIEYVAELFPDAGLWPSDRQARATARSISMEMLAGFRALRNACPMNIRRPVSRLDLPEGVMEDVARIETIWRDMRALSGGPFLFGAFSGADAMFAPIVNRFEVYDLVSAADTLDYMAAMKALPAWQKWEKAAREEPWIVPEDEA, encoded by the coding sequence ATGGACAAGCTGACCCTCTATATCGGAAACAAGAACTATTCCTCCTGGTCGTTTCGGCCGTGGATCGCCTTGGAGGGTTGCGGCATCGCATTCGAAGAGGTGCTGATCCCCTTCGACTTTCCGGCCGGCAACCCGCGCATCCGCGAGGTTTCGCCGACCGGCAGGGTGCCGATGCTCGTTCATGATGGCTTCAAGGTCTGGGAATCGCTCGCCATCATCGAATATGTGGCCGAGCTTTTCCCGGATGCAGGCCTCTGGCCTAGTGATCGCCAGGCACGGGCCACGGCGCGCTCGATTTCCATGGAAATGCTGGCGGGCTTCCGGGCGTTGCGCAACGCCTGCCCGATGAACATCCGTCGCCCCGTCAGCCGGCTCGACCTGCCGGAGGGTGTCATGGAGGACGTGGCGCGGATCGAGACGATCTGGCGCGACATGCGCGCCCTATCCGGCGGCCCGTTCCTGTTCGGCGCTTTCTCCGGCGCCGATGCCATGTTCGCGCCGATCGTCAACCGCTTTGAAGTTTATGATCTCGTCAGTGCCGCCGACACGCTGGACTATATGGCCGCGATGAAAGCCCTGCCCGCCTGGCAGAAATGGGAAAAAGCGGCGCGTGAGGAGCCGTGGATCGTGCCGGAAGACGAAGCCTGA
- a CDS encoding polyprenyl synthetase family protein — protein MDSTNSSFEHRLRDNAGKVEAVLNELLADACLNGEIIRPTRLLEAMRHGVLNGGKRLRPFLVMETAALLGGNGDAALRIGAALECVHCYSLVHDDLPAMDDDDLRRGQPTVHVAFDYATAILAGDSLLTYAFDIIAAPETSLPADRKIELVLALSRAAGIGGMAGGQALDLAAEKETPDERGITTLQAMKTGALIRFACEAGAIIAGAPAEDRQRLRIFGEKIGLAFQLADDLLDLTADAATMGKATGKDAARGKGTLVALHGQAWAETTLARLVAEAAELLSPYGEKAALLIETARFVASRRS, from the coding sequence ATGGACAGCACCAATTCCTCCTTCGAACATCGCCTCAGGGACAATGCCGGCAAGGTCGAGGCTGTCCTGAACGAGCTTCTCGCGGACGCCTGCCTGAACGGTGAGATCATCCGTCCCACCCGCCTGCTCGAAGCGATGCGTCATGGCGTGCTGAACGGCGGCAAGCGACTGCGACCCTTTCTCGTGATGGAGACGGCCGCACTTCTCGGCGGCAACGGCGACGCAGCGCTCCGCATCGGAGCGGCGCTCGAATGCGTGCACTGTTATTCGCTGGTCCACGACGACCTGCCGGCGATGGACGACGACGATCTGCGCCGCGGGCAGCCGACCGTGCATGTCGCCTTCGACTATGCAACGGCGATCCTCGCCGGCGATAGCCTGCTGACCTATGCCTTCGATATCATCGCCGCGCCGGAAACCAGCCTGCCGGCCGACCGGAAGATCGAGCTCGTGCTGGCGCTATCGCGCGCGGCGGGGATCGGCGGGATGGCCGGCGGTCAGGCCCTTGATCTTGCTGCCGAAAAAGAGACGCCGGACGAACGCGGCATCACCACGCTGCAGGCCATGAAGACCGGTGCGCTGATCCGCTTTGCCTGCGAAGCCGGCGCCATCATCGCCGGTGCCCCGGCTGAGGACCGTCAGCGGCTGCGTATCTTCGGCGAAAAGATCGGTCTCGCCTTCCAACTCGCCGACGATCTCCTCGATTTGACCGCCGATGCTGCAACCATGGGCAAGGCCACCGGCAAGGATGCCGCCCGCGGCAAAGGCACGCTGGTCGCGCTGCATGGCCAGGCCTGGGCCGAAACCACGCTTGCGCGCCTGGTGGCGGAAGCCGCGGAGTTGCTCTCTCCCTATGGAGAGAAGGCGGCTTTGCTGATCGAGACGGCGCGCTTCGTGGCAAGCCGCCGGAGCTGA
- a CDS encoding acetyl-CoA C-acetyltransferase, protein MSNPSIVVASAARTAVGSFNGAFATIPAHELGAAAIKGALERAGVEGREVDEVILGQVLQAGEGQNPARQAAMKAGIPQEATAWGVNQLCGSGLRAVALGMQQIASGDAKIIVAGGQESMSMAPHAAHLRGGTKMGDMKMIDTMIKDGLTDAFYGYHMGITAENIARQWQLSRDDQDQFAVSSQNKAEAAQLAGRFKDEIVPFIVKGRKGDVSVDADEFIRHGATLDGMTKLRPAFDKEGTVTAGNASGLNDGAAAAVLMTESEASRRGIQPLARIVSWATAGVDPQIMGSGPIPASRKALEKAGWSVGDLDLVEANEAFAAQACAVNKDLGWDTSIVNVNGGAIAIGHPIGASGARILNTLLFEMKRRGAKKGLATLCIGGGMGVAMCFEAL, encoded by the coding sequence ATGAGCAATCCATCCATCGTCGTCGCCAGTGCAGCTCGCACTGCTGTCGGTTCCTTCAACGGCGCCTTTGCGACCATTCCGGCTCATGAGCTCGGCGCTGCTGCCATCAAGGGCGCATTGGAACGCGCCGGTGTCGAGGGCAGGGAAGTCGATGAGGTGATTCTCGGCCAGGTGCTGCAGGCCGGCGAAGGGCAGAACCCTGCCCGTCAGGCCGCCATGAAGGCCGGCATCCCGCAGGAGGCAACCGCATGGGGCGTCAACCAGCTCTGCGGTTCCGGTTTGCGCGCCGTTGCGCTCGGCATGCAGCAGATCGCTTCGGGCGACGCCAAGATCATCGTTGCCGGCGGCCAGGAATCCATGTCGATGGCCCCCCATGCCGCCCATCTTCGCGGCGGCACCAAGATGGGCGACATGAAGATGATCGACACGATGATCAAGGACGGCCTGACGGACGCCTTCTACGGCTATCACATGGGCATCACGGCGGAAAACATCGCCCGCCAGTGGCAGCTCTCGCGCGATGACCAGGATCAGTTCGCCGTTTCCTCGCAGAACAAGGCCGAGGCTGCCCAGCTCGCAGGCCGTTTCAAGGATGAGATCGTGCCCTTCATCGTCAAGGGCCGCAAGGGCGACGTCAGCGTCGACGCCGACGAATTTATCCGTCACGGTGCGACGCTGGACGGCATGACCAAGCTGCGCCCGGCCTTCGACAAGGAAGGCACGGTGACGGCCGGCAATGCTTCGGGCCTGAATGACGGCGCGGCTGCTGCCGTGCTGATGACCGAGTCGGAAGCCTCGCGCCGCGGCATCCAGCCGCTTGCACGTATCGTCTCCTGGGCAACTGCCGGCGTCGATCCGCAGATCATGGGCAGCGGCCCGATCCCTGCCTCGCGCAAGGCCTTGGAAAAGGCGGGCTGGTCGGTCGGCGATCTCGACCTCGTCGAGGCAAACGAGGCCTTCGCTGCACAGGCCTGCGCCGTCAACAAGGATCTCGGCTGGGATACGTCGATCGTCAACGTCAATGGCGGTGCCATCGCCATCGGCCATCCGATCGGCGCCTCCGGCGCGCGCATCCTCAACACGCTGCTGTTCGAAATGAAGCGCCGCGGCGCCAAGAAGGGTCTCGCAACGCTCTGCATCGGCGGCGGCATGGGTGTCGCCATGTGCTTCGAGGCGCTTTGA
- a CDS encoding MFS transporter, with amino-acid sequence MDDMTRSGSFQARRSGFFTKSRAAVSLLFLMNGFTVGCWAPKIPEFAERLQLTKFELGLMILVFGLGSLVMMPMAGAQIAGRGSKIVVKAFAVLLVPMLLALTVTQNVWTAAIAIFLFGGFIGAMDVAMNANAVSVEKSMRRAIMSSCHAFWSLGGLIGSAIGGFLISRWGVLGHAEAATALAVLFLAVAWPMMLGDQPHPDEAKPKARLPMIPLPWLLGMMALFCMIPEGAVLDWSALYLGQEKAASVTLSGFGFAAFSLTMATMRFAGDFVRDRLGAVKTLRVCTVFAIVGMLLAALAPNAELAIVGFALCGIGISNMVPIAFSAAGNIPGLQPGIGISVVTTMGYSGMLVAPSAIGFAAEHVGFSPVLMALPVLLLIVLALSSLAHYADGIGSGSH; translated from the coding sequence ATGGATGATATGACTCGATCCGGGAGCTTTCAGGCTCGTAGAAGCGGATTTTTCACAAAATCGCGCGCAGCCGTTTCCCTGCTGTTTTTGATGAACGGCTTCACCGTCGGCTGCTGGGCGCCAAAGATTCCGGAGTTCGCCGAACGGCTGCAACTGACCAAATTCGAGCTCGGCCTGATGATCCTTGTCTTCGGTCTGGGGTCGCTGGTGATGATGCCGATGGCTGGCGCGCAGATTGCCGGGCGCGGCTCGAAGATCGTCGTCAAGGCCTTTGCCGTGTTGCTGGTGCCGATGTTGCTCGCCTTGACCGTCACCCAGAATGTCTGGACTGCCGCGATCGCCATCTTCCTGTTTGGCGGCTTCATCGGCGCCATGGATGTGGCGATGAATGCCAATGCCGTGTCGGTGGAGAAATCCATGCGTCGGGCGATCATGTCGTCCTGTCACGCGTTCTGGAGTCTTGGCGGCCTCATCGGCTCGGCGATCGGCGGTTTTCTGATCTCGCGCTGGGGCGTGCTCGGCCATGCCGAGGCGGCCACGGCCCTTGCTGTTCTCTTCCTCGCTGTCGCCTGGCCGATGATGCTCGGCGACCAGCCGCATCCGGACGAGGCAAAGCCGAAGGCGCGCTTGCCGATGATCCCCCTGCCCTGGCTGCTCGGCATGATGGCGCTGTTCTGCATGATTCCGGAAGGTGCGGTGCTTGATTGGAGCGCCCTCTATCTCGGCCAGGAAAAGGCCGCTTCGGTGACATTGTCCGGATTTGGCTTCGCCGCCTTCTCCCTCACCATGGCAACGATGCGCTTTGCCGGCGATTTCGTTCGCGACCGGCTGGGCGCCGTCAAGACGCTGCGGGTCTGCACCGTCTTTGCGATTGTCGGCATGCTGCTTGCGGCGCTGGCGCCGAATGCGGAACTTGCCATTGTCGGCTTCGCGCTCTGCGGCATCGGTATTTCCAACATGGTGCCGATCGCCTTTTCGGCCGCCGGCAATATTCCGGGGCTGCAGCCGGGCATCGGCATCTCCGTCGTCACCACCATGGGCTATTCCGGCATGCTGGTCGCTCCTTCCGCCATCGGTTTCGCCGCCGAGCACGTCGGCTTTTCGCCGGTTCTGATGGCGCTGCCGGTGCTGCTGCTCATCGTGCTGGCGCTGTCGTCTCTGGCCCATTACGCCGACGGCATTGGCAGCGGCTCGCATTAA
- a CDS encoding LysE family translocator: protein MPCNEALAYLPQILPAYIAYIIAVVSPGPAIMAIIGTSMTHGRKAGMTISLGIFGGSLTWAIAAAAGLATLLQTYAMALEILKIFGGFYLLYLAYKAFRAVRASGDLPAATAEQKTPSFKSLILRGYGIHVTNPKAIFAWLAIIALGMPPGAPASVAVLIITVCGATGFVAFMGYATLFSTPHALKIYRNARRWIEGAMAGFYCFAGIKLLTSNV from the coding sequence ATCCCATGCAATGAGGCGCTTGCCTATCTGCCGCAGATCCTGCCGGCCTATATTGCCTATATCATCGCCGTCGTCAGTCCTGGACCGGCGATCATGGCCATCATCGGAACATCAATGACCCACGGCCGCAAGGCGGGCATGACGATTTCGCTCGGCATCTTCGGCGGCTCGCTGACCTGGGCGATCGCTGCCGCCGCCGGGCTTGCCACCCTGTTGCAAACCTACGCGATGGCGCTGGAGATCCTGAAGATTTTTGGCGGGTTCTATCTGCTCTATCTCGCCTACAAGGCATTTCGCGCTGTGCGCGCCAGTGGCGACCTGCCGGCCGCCACGGCGGAGCAGAAGACGCCAAGCTTCAAGTCGCTGATCCTGCGCGGCTACGGCATCCACGTCACCAATCCGAAAGCGATCTTCGCTTGGCTCGCCATCATCGCGCTCGGTATGCCGCCGGGTGCGCCGGCTTCCGTTGCGGTACTCATTATAACCGTGTGCGGAGCGACCGGTTTTGTTGCTTTCATGGGCTATGCGACGCTGTTCTCGACGCCGCATGCTCTGAAGATTTACAGGAACGCGCGCCGATGGATCGAAGGCGCCATGGCCGGCTTCTATTGCTTTGCCGGCATCAAGCTGCTGACCAGCAACGTCTGA
- the phaR gene encoding polyhydroxyalkanoate synthesis repressor PhaR: protein MAKNEGQIVIKKYANRRLYNTGTSTYVTLDDLAEMVKKGEEFIVQDAKSGEEITHSVLTQIIFEQESKTGNTLLPISFLRQLITYYGDQMQMVVPSFLEHSMRAFTEQQTQMRDQINRAFGETPLGKNLQLPIQMVEEQVRRNTEMFQQAMQMFSPFMKPPAKESRKAEAKDIDELKEQLRAMQNKLDSL, encoded by the coding sequence ATGGCAAAGAATGAGGGCCAGATCGTAATCAAGAAATACGCCAATCGCCGCCTATACAATACCGGCACCAGCACGTACGTGACGCTGGATGACCTGGCGGAGATGGTGAAGAAGGGAGAGGAATTTATCGTCCAAGATGCAAAAAGCGGCGAAGAAATCACGCATTCGGTGCTGACGCAGATTATTTTCGAACAGGAATCGAAGACCGGAAATACGCTGTTGCCGATTTCATTCCTCCGGCAGTTGATCACCTATTACGGCGATCAGATGCAGATGGTCGTCCCGAGCTTTCTCGAACATTCCATGCGCGCCTTCACCGAACAGCAGACACAGATGCGCGATCAGATCAACCGCGCCTTCGGCGAAACGCCGCTCGGCAAGAACCTGCAATTGCCGATCCAGATGGTCGAAGAACAGGTCCGCCGCAATACCGAAATGTTCCAGCAGGCCATGCAGATGTTCTCCCCCTTCATGAAGCCGCCGGCAAAGGAAAGTCGCAAGGCGGAGGCAAAGGACATCGACGAGTTGAAAGAGCAGCTCCGCGCGATGCAGAACAAGCTGGATAGTTTGTGA
- the rpmF gene encoding 50S ribosomal protein L32, translating into MAVPKRKTSPSKRGMRRSADALKAPTYVEDKNSGELRRPHHIDLKTGMYRGRQVLTPKESA; encoded by the coding sequence ATGGCTGTACCGAAGAGAAAAACGAGCCCGTCCAAGCGCGGTATGCGCCGCTCGGCCGATGCGCTGAAGGCTCCGACCTATGTCGAAGACAAGAACTCCGGCGAACTGCGTCGCCCGCATCATATCGACCTGAAGACCGGCATGTATCGCGGTCGTCAGGTTCTGACGCCGAAGGAAAGCGCATAA
- the ispG gene encoding flavodoxin-dependent (E)-4-hydroxy-3-methylbut-2-enyl-diphosphate synthase: MSSASDFDPKPRRSSVAVDVGGVIVGGGAPVVVQSMTNTDTADIDSTVAQVAALYRSGSELVRITVDRDESAAAVPKIRERLLRLGMDVPLIGDFHYIGHKLLADHPACAEALAKYRINPGNVGFKDKKDKQFAEIIEMAIRYDKPVRIGVNWGSLDQDLLTALMDKNAAEGSPLSAREVTRETIVQSALISADLAEEIGLPRNRIILSAKVSQVQDLIAVYSMLAARSDHALHLGLTEAGMGSKGIVASSAAMGYVLQHGIGDTIRVSLTPEPNGDRTREVQVAQELLQVMGFRQFVPVVAACPGCGRTTSTVFQELAQNIQNDIRKNMPVWREKYPGVEALNVAVMGCIVNGPGESKHADIGISLPGTGETPAAPVFIDGKKAMTLRGPNIASDFEALVTDYIEKRFGQKSAAAE, from the coding sequence ATGTCGTCCGCCAGTGATTTCGATCCGAAACCGCGCCGTTCCTCCGTTGCCGTCGATGTCGGCGGCGTGATTGTCGGCGGCGGCGCGCCCGTGGTCGTGCAGTCCATGACCAACACCGATACCGCCGATATCGATTCGACGGTGGCGCAGGTCGCAGCGCTCTATAGGTCCGGTTCTGAGCTGGTGCGCATCACCGTCGATCGCGACGAAAGTGCCGCCGCCGTTCCGAAGATCCGCGAGCGGCTGCTGCGCCTTGGCATGGACGTGCCGCTGATCGGCGATTTCCATTATATCGGCCATAAGCTGCTTGCCGACCATCCGGCCTGCGCCGAGGCGCTGGCGAAATACCGCATCAATCCCGGCAATGTCGGCTTCAAGGACAAGAAGGATAAGCAATTCGCTGAAATCATCGAGATGGCGATCCGCTACGACAAGCCGGTGCGCATCGGCGTCAACTGGGGCTCGCTCGACCAGGACCTGCTGACGGCGCTGATGGACAAGAATGCGGCCGAGGGCTCGCCGCTCTCGGCCCGCGAGGTGACGCGCGAGACGATCGTGCAGTCGGCGCTGATTTCGGCCGACCTTGCCGAGGAAATCGGCCTGCCGCGCAATCGCATCATTCTCTCGGCCAAGGTCAGCCAGGTGCAGGACCTGATCGCCGTCTATTCCATGCTCGCTGCCCGTTCCGATCATGCGCTGCATCTTGGCCTCACCGAGGCCGGCATGGGCTCGAAGGGCATCGTCGCCTCATCCGCCGCCATGGGCTATGTGCTGCAGCACGGCATCGGCGACACTATCCGTGTCTCATTGACGCCGGAGCCGAATGGCGACCGCACCCGCGAAGTGCAGGTGGCGCAGGAACTGCTGCAGGTGATGGGTTTCCGCCAGTTCGTGCCGGTTGTCGCGGCCTGTCCCGGCTGCGGCCGGACGACCTCGACCGTGTTCCAGGAACTGGCGCAGAACATTCAGAACGACATCCGCAAGAACATGCCGGTCTGGCGCGAGAAATATCCGGGTGTCGAGGCGCTCAACGTCGCCGTCATGGGCTGCATCGTCAATGGTCCCGGCGAGAGCAAGCATGCCGATATCGGCATCTCGCTGCCCGGCACTGGCGAAACGCCCGCCGCCCCAGTCTTCATCGACGGCAAGAAGGCGATGACGCTGCGCGGCCCGAATATCGCTTCGGACTTCGAGGCGCTGGTTACCGACTATATCGAGAAGCGTTTCGGCCAGAAGAGTGCTGCGGCGGAGTGA